The Setaria viridis chromosome 9, Setaria_viridis_v4.0, whole genome shotgun sequence sequence TTTTCTCAGCAGTGATCTGAAAACCTAAGAAAACTAAGTACCAAGCATCAAATATCTGAGAATCTTAGGTTTGAGTAATATACCGTAGAGGAACTTGTCCAGGCTACCATTTGCCATGTACTCATAAACAAGTAGGAACTCAGAGCCCTTCCGAGAACAACCAAGAAGCCGGACAAGATTCCGGTGATGAACATTGCTGATCAACTTCACTTCACTTTCAAAATCAGCTTTGGCCCTGCTAGTTTCCATGACTATCAACTTTTTTACTGCAACTGTTTTCCCATTTTTCAGCAAACCCTGTCAGAAACGAAAAGCCTGCTTGTAATATTTTGTTATTTCTAAGTTTTCTTGTTCTATAATCAGCAAATTAATATAGAAGATTAGTTATATGACCAGCATACCTTATATACATCTCCAAAACCTCCTTCTCCAAGTTTACTCTTCTCATTGAAATTATAGGTTGCCGCCTTAAGATCACGATAGTAGAAACTTGTTGGACcttgtaattctgttgctccaagTATATCTCCTAAAACATAGAACAGTCAGGCAAGGAAATGCCAGAAAAAATAGTTTGATCGGTTTTTCATTTGACTCTTTGCAGACAAATGTAATTGCAAAATACAGAGATAAaacccttttttccttttcaaacaCAGAGTTGTTATACTCATGGATGAAAACGAATATAAATAGATCAATGATAAACTCCAAGACATTTTATGCATAATATACCACTGAAAACTACAGAAATCTGCAGGGTGGGTGCACAGCTGTTGGGAGCAAAATATGGAAAAGTCAATATTTAACTAAGATCAGGTTATCAAATTTGGTTTTTATTTTACTGTGGTTCTATAATAGCAGCAAACAGTAAAGTGTAAGACATTGCTCAAGTTAAAACAAAATAAAGTACAAAAGTACTGAAGAATCAGAGTCTGCAAACAAAAATGACCAATAATTTTGCTTCTGGTAGAAAACCGAAGTATGGAGGCTATGAAAACATGTCTACATATAGATATGTAAAGAAGAATAATCTGTTTCTATTCGTTAATGTACTAGCCTGACTTATTAAGCCACTATGAATAGCCAACCAATTTAATTGGCAAGACTACCATATAAACAGAAGGCTTGGCAATCCCAAATCCCCAATACCATTGAAGATCATGTGACGCATGCCAGTATCAATAACATGATTGACAATCATTGGTGATAAAGCTAAACATGCTGCATCCAACACAGACCAATAAGGCCATAGCATTAAGAAGTGTTCTCATGAAAGGAGCAATTCTGCTAGTTTACTTGATCACCCTGTAAGAGAATTTCATGACAAATGGTGGAAATGCTGAGTCTGATAAATGCTAGGCTTCATAGCGTTTTACCTCTCCGAGGCTTTAGTTTTCTAGACCGATGTATCAATAAGAAAGTCAACAGCCCAACAAGAGACAGGAAGGCTACACCTCCCAGAATGCCGCCTATGATGGCTCCTTTCTGACTTGATTTCTTCCCTGCAAGCAATCATGCATTcagaattaaaaaaattatttcattggttccatttggagaacttgctGTTACTTTCTATTTGAATCCTCACTACGGATAAACTTCAAGCCAAACCACTCCCTTAAGCAAATAAACTGATCATAACTTGCAGAGAAATTAGAGGACACCAAAAAAACTTCTGACATTGGATTCTGAAATGTACAAATGTATGACAAAGAAAATCCAAGGGCACTGAAATAGATATATTTGTTTGAGCATTAGAGTGTTGCTACTCAAACAAACCCCATCACCAAAAAGTTTAGGAATGCACCAATACACCAATGGGACCATTCTGGCTTAGgtttataattaatatatacTTTTACTCGCAGATGAAATACCCCTTCAACAAAGCAGTACAATTGATTTCTAGAAGCGATCTGCTATGTTAATGTCAGAATCGCAAATTTTAAACTAGAATGTAGATCAGCAATGACTCATCGGGAAATAGTTGCTTAATCCATAATGCCCGAGCGAGTGAGAAACATGGGGGCACATGGCACGGTCTAACACTACAAAAACATCTCGAAGTAATTCACGCAGCAGCCATCATCCACAACATGGAAGCCTTGGTTAACAACCCAAGCAAAAACACAAAAGCACATGATACGCTAGCAGACTCACCGGAACGCAGGTACACAGCGAGGTCCACAGTCGCGTTCGCCGGGAAGAACGGCCTATCGGAGTATCTCATGTAGCAGCCGGCGTCGACGGCGCGTCCATCGGAGTTGGGCGGGCACCCATCGATGTTCCCCACCGCCACCTTGAGGCACTGCGCGCAGCCGGCCTCCCCGACCGTCTCCACGCACTGCGCCGCCGCGTACACGCCGCCtctcgcggccgccgcggcgagcccCGGGGCGCgaggcgcggccgccgcgaggtCAGCGACCagcgcccgcgccgcgtccgcgaAGCCGCCGGCGTCCACGGCCGAGCCGTTGCAGAGCTGCGTGTTTCCCGGGAGCGTGGACTGGTCGAAGAAGGCCGCGCTCTCGTAGCGGAGCGCGCAGCCGTCGAGGATGGCGCGGCCGCCGTTGGCGGCGCCgcaggcggcgcggaggcgcgcggcggcggcgtcgaagcAGGCGACGCAGTCGCGGCCCGCAACGTACGGGCGGCACTGCGCCATGGCGaacgccggggcggcggcgcgcggctccgcggcggtggcgaagccgccgccgccgccgacgcccgcgGCGGAGAGGttggcgcggaggccggcgaaTGTGGAGTTGAgggcggcgaggaaggcggaCGCGGGCGTGGCGTTGTACTGGCTGCACCCCAGGTTGAGCAGCGTGGCCTGCGGGTCGGCGAAGGCGGCCGGGGCCCACGCGGAGGTGGCTACCAGGGCTAGAGCTGGCAAGAGGAGCAGGAAGCGAGCCATGCGGCAGTGCATCGAGAGGTTTGGGAGCCGGTGAGATGCGCGGGGAGGAGATGAAGCAAGAAGGCACCGTCGCCGTTGAGGTTTGGGGTTTTggaccgccgcgccgcgccgggcgggcgggcgtggCGTTGTGGGTGGGGCGGGCTGGGGGTGGTAGTGACGGGGATTGGGTTGGATTGGGAAGTGTGGAGGTGTGCAGCGGAAGGAGCAGGTCCTAGGTGATTGGTTCGAGGAGGTATAAATAACGGAGGGCTTGAATGCCTGCTGGTGGGGACACGGCATATCCAGCGTTCCAGCTGCAGATCACCGTGGAATTCCTTCTCTTGTCGCTTCTGAGCAGATACTCTGCTGATCCCGATGCAAATTTGATTAGCGTGCGTAGGATAGGAGAATTACGTACGTTTTATAAAAATGAAAGAGAGAATTTGATACTGCTGTAACTGTAATTTTTCTACGTTTCGTGCAAGGACCATCTCAATTATGAACTACGCTGTTTCCTTGGCCTCTGGTAACTCcgaattaattttatttatgaGTGCAAAACGTATGAAATTAGTGTAGAGTGAAGAGTTAGTCTCGCTCACAGCACAACCTTCAAAACGGTCTATATACCATGTCAACTTTTAAGTTAGCAACTGACTTGTACCATTGGAGACGCCTTCAGGACTATAGCCTATAGGAAGGCGGTTTAAAAATAGTGCAGCAGTTTGAGAAAAGCAAGAGCAACGATATACTCCTACTTGGGGTGTCAAAATGGAGCAATTATGTGCTACTTGCGTACTAGATGGATCCGACGGCTAGAAGCAATTGGAGATGGTGTGTTGTGTGCCGTGTCTTGCCGTGCCAAAGAAAGCAAGAAAATGAGGTATGAGATGTGATAAAGTTATAAGACCACTCTCAATAAGAGTTTCGTTCTCCATAAATGAGATGCCATGTAGGAAAATATGGTGACATGGCATAAGAATTatgaagagaaagagagggtaAATGAGTTTCTTGGGGATTAAACTTGGTTTATACGGTTTCAGCACATGAAACTCTTCCACACCTTCCACTGAGAgctagagtttcatttcatttgaTCTTGTATCCAATTAAAAACTTCCATGTCATACATGAATTAAATATAGTGGCTATCTATGaaacaataaaaataaaatttgcatcGTAGGGGTTGTCTCATTTGAGTTTTCATTTCAATCTGGATAACGCGTCAGTTTTGGAAACAGTGAAACGAAACTTGCCATCGAGAATGGCATAAGTTGAGTGTAACAAACTACATAAACAAACTAAGGTACCGATATGACTATGCAGTATGATATGATAATATGCATTTTTTAGCAAGAATAATACTGTTTTTAGCTATATATGCTTTTCATCGGACTCAATCTGCACTGTGAGAGAGCCATGTATCCTTCGACGACCTATCTTTCAAGCCGCttggaaaagaaaaggcaaaaatatatttttcatccgTATTTTGAAAAGTGTGATATTCATCCTTTATATTTTGATTGGTGCAAATAAATCCCTTAACTAATTATATCGGTGCACTAATCATTCCCACTTAACTTGACAATGGTTTAGTTCCATTTAATGGTGGTTATGTCATATAATCTGACTAATTATTGCTTAGTGATGTAATATATCGACTGACTAATTATTGCTTAGTGATGTAATATATCGACTGACTAATTATTGCTTAGTGATATGCCGAGTCAAAAAATATAAAGCCCACAATAACTTTTCAATAAATCCTCTAAATTGGTTGCTcctaatatttttttggaaaattaaCGAAACAGGTTCATACCGAAGTGTTATAGCGATGGACTCAACATAAGACATGGCTCAAGAGTGATTAGTAAGATGGTTACATAACCTAAACCATTGTTATATGATACTAAATcattgttaaactaaggtggGGACGATAAATACACcggtttagttagttaaggggttgatttgcaccGAACAGAATATgagggatgaatgtcacacttttacAATATTtaagagatgaaaaatacatttttttcaaagaaaaattagAAGACATGCCAGCGTGTGCGTATCGTCGTGCAGTGCTCATCTTTCTCACATTTCTTTGGACAATGTAATGTGTTTGCCGTGTAACAGCTGATCCGCTACCACATGACGTCATGCGCACAGCCCACACTTGGTGCGTGCGTCAAAGGTCGTCGACGTCGAGGCCACACGACCTTGATCCAGCAGCGGGTAGGTGGCCCCTTCTACGGTTGAGAAAAGCTGGCatgttcgctttagcttataagccggctgaaaagctgaaacgtccgatttgttgtgagaggaaaacactgtttggtggctgataagccagctgaataagctgaagcgaacaggccccacGGCTATGAGAAGCTGACCTCGGTGTTTAGGGCAGTCACAACACAAGACACTAGCTATAGTTTTCATAAACTTCATGTCATCCAAAAAACTAATACTAGATACTACTCTTCCAATGTAAACATCACTATTCCATACTTGAATTTAATACTACTCACCTCTCATTATATCTTGGATGGTGCGTAAAAACTAGATCTCATgctaggccctgtttggatacggggtgctaaactttagcacccccacTTTTAGTACCCTTTTAGCACTTGGGTATCCAAGCAggtgtgctaaaagtggtgtgctagtagtgctaaaagtggtccccctctccactttttcccaccaTTACCCTCCCCCCTCTCCTCCGCTACAATTTAAGAGGAGTAAATGAGGGGCAATGTTGTCATTTTTCAcaaaaggtgctaaactttagcacagtatCCAAAACAgactaaagtgctaaactttagcactccatttgagagtgctaaactttaacattatgctaaaatttagcacttgcTATCTAAATGGGTCCTtaatttccttctctttcttcatttccTCTCTTGCCACATCTTCTTTTATCCTATGTGGCAGTTTATTTAATTTTATGAGCATTAATCATTGGATTGGGACTGCGGCCATCTTGAAGTCGTTTCGGAATATCAGGAATGCAACTTTACACCAACAAGGGGCAGTGAGATGACGGACGACGGGGATTGGCGCGACCTCATGGAAAAAAGACATAGCGCGTTGACGCGCGGGTGGAGGCGGCATTGTGGAACCGAGGAAACGAGGCCATGGGACAGGGACTGCGTGCAGCGTGCCGACAAAATCCCGTGGATGAACAGGGCAGCGTGGGAGCAAAACGCCAGCTCGGATCGTGTAGCCTCGCGGACCCGGACTGCACGGCTGTGCTGCTGTGCCGACGAAACTCTTCACACGCTTGCGGAGGGCGTGCACAGATGGCCGAGACGAGACCCCCAGCTGCTCAGGAGCTCAGGAGTCTGCTAACCGGCGGTCGTGCTTAAAAATTTTTAGATAAGATAGGAGTAGTATCAATG is a genomic window containing:
- the LOC117835162 gene encoding cysteine-rich receptor-like protein kinase 2 gives rise to the protein MHCRMARFLLLLPALALVATSAWAPAAFADPQATLLNLGCSQYNATPASAFLAALNSTFAGLRANLSAAGVGGGGGFATAAEPRAAAPAFAMAQCRPYVAGRDCVACFDAAAARLRAACGAANGGRAILDGCALRYESAAFFDQSTLPGNTQLCNGSAVDAGGFADAARALVADLAAAAPRAPGLAAAAARGGVYAAAQCVETVGEAGCAQCLKVAVGNIDGCPPNSDGRAVDAGCYMRYSDRPFFPANATVDLAVYLRSGKKSSQKGAIIGGILGGVAFLSLVGLLTFLLIHRSRKLKPRRGDILGATELQGPTSFYYRDLKAATYNFNEKSKLGEGGFGDVYKGLLKNGKTVAVKKLIVMETSRAKADFESEVKLISNVHHRNLVRLLGCSRKGSEFLLVYEYMANGSLDKFLYGERHGTLNWRQRFNIIVGMARGLAYLHQEFHVCIIHRDIKSSNVLLDDDFQPKIADFGLARLLPDDHSHLSTKFAGTLGYTAPEYAIHGQLSEKVDTYSFGVVVLEILSGRKSNDTRLEPETQYLLEWAWKLYESDNLMALVDESLDPEEYKPEEVKRIMEIALLCTQSAVAARPMMSEVVVLLLTRNDPELQPTRPTFIDATSRVRGETSSSSSSSASKATVSVSQFSARVTLLCGSL